In Pseudoalteromonas xiamenensis, the following are encoded in one genomic region:
- a CDS encoding response regulator, producing MTRLLKAMIRVQGSMMVLDLGLAIVKHEVMLMGGEIELESSYKKGSRFFFSLNLEAPLKAPQQEIPLLSALEQQGPNYIAPWLMDMSSIETFLSQHHTLERLWLLLEHSPSTAELAWIQNLQEHGLAHVYATSAIAEEISTLGLDVQVIELPEQGFWQTACERICKGETRENELSVNSSIVGALLVVVDDNPLNLKIAQNMLSILGASVVTCQEPLDAFELITRLKPDAVLMDIHMPHIDGFTLTKQIREVIPKNQMPILALTADIEIQQTNQAEQAGMNGVVTKPIDKVGLLRAIDKLLLTHEPFYDEAFALSQMMGNRNLLGVMLKKFAKLVEEQKQSLCETQDINQLGQIAHSIKGTAAGLGFKRLAATARIVEQQGKSETLEHENITNLVNALVQVREFISKHREESDEQERPDISR from the coding sequence TTGACGCGTTTACTCAAGGCGATGATTCGAGTGCAAGGCAGTATGATGGTATTGGACTTGGGACTCGCGATTGTGAAGCATGAAGTCATGTTGATGGGTGGAGAAATTGAACTCGAGAGCAGTTATAAGAAAGGGAGTCGTTTCTTTTTTTCGTTGAATCTAGAAGCACCGCTTAAAGCACCCCAACAAGAGATCCCACTATTGAGTGCGCTTGAACAACAAGGACCAAACTACATAGCGCCTTGGTTAATGGATATGTCCTCAATAGAAACATTTTTATCTCAGCACCATACGCTGGAGCGTCTTTGGCTATTGCTTGAGCATTCACCATCGACCGCAGAGTTAGCTTGGATCCAAAATTTGCAGGAACATGGACTTGCTCATGTATATGCCACGTCCGCCATTGCTGAGGAAATAAGTACTCTTGGGTTGGATGTGCAAGTTATTGAACTACCTGAACAAGGATTTTGGCAAACGGCGTGTGAACGAATTTGCAAAGGTGAAACTCGGGAAAATGAACTGAGTGTTAATTCGTCAATCGTCGGTGCATTACTCGTCGTGGTTGATGATAACCCGCTGAACCTAAAAATTGCACAGAACATGCTGTCAATTCTAGGCGCATCCGTGGTGACATGCCAAGAACCGCTAGATGCGTTTGAGCTAATCACACGACTCAAGCCGGATGCCGTTTTGATGGATATACATATGCCACATATTGATGGCTTCACATTGACAAAACAAATAAGAGAAGTCATTCCAAAAAATCAAATGCCAATTCTAGCGTTAACCGCAGACATCGAAATTCAGCAGACGAATCAAGCTGAGCAAGCTGGGATGAATGGCGTTGTAACGAAGCCTATCGACAAAGTGGGACTACTCAGAGCCATCGATAAATTGTTGTTAACCCATGAGCCTTTTTATGATGAAGCTTTTGCGTTATCTCAAATGATGGGGAATCGTAATTTACTCGGTGTAATGCTTAAAAAGTTTGCTAAGCTTGTAGAAGAACAGAAACAAAGTTTATGTGAAACACAAGACATAAATCAGTTAGGGCAGATTGCTCATAGTATTAAAGGGACGGCTGCGGGGCTTGGTTTCAAGCGCTTGGCAGCGACCGCTAGAATTGTGGAGCAACAGGGAAAGTCAGAGACTCTTGAACACGAAAACATAACGAATTTGGTTAATGCACTCGTTCAAGTCCGTGAATTTATCTCAAAACATCGCGAGGAAAGTGATGAACAAGAGCGCCCAGATATTAGTCGTTGA
- a CDS encoding diguanylate cyclase domain-containing protein produces the protein MNKSAQILVVDDDPLNRLVLENTLNDDYDIVVCGSCEEAQSVLSKKNVDLILLDILMGNGSGFELLEKCKTCIHSYNIPIIIVSQSHSFQDEAKALELGAVDYVTKPYSPAIIKARVKIHLTIKKKNDLLGRLANIDGLTEIPNRRALEENLSVLWQQAVQSQQALAFLLISIDYFKSYNDKHGYAQGDGCLVKVANQLEHTVNEFGGFVARFDGVRFAVVLTKQSEPQLMQCTSALHLAVEQLEIPHQASPISAFISLSIGGVLLKDHFGDKPSDVYELADSALLKAGQVQSKFELVVR, from the coding sequence ATGAACAAGAGCGCCCAGATATTAGTCGTTGATGACGATCCTCTCAATCGTTTGGTGTTGGAAAACACCCTAAATGATGACTACGACATTGTTGTGTGTGGCAGTTGTGAAGAGGCGCAGTCCGTACTAAGCAAAAAGAACGTGGATTTGATTCTACTTGATATCTTAATGGGCAATGGTAGCGGGTTTGAACTTTTAGAAAAATGCAAAACCTGTATTCACTCTTACAATATCCCAATCATCATTGTATCGCAAAGTCATAGCTTTCAAGATGAGGCAAAAGCGCTCGAGCTTGGCGCCGTGGATTACGTTACAAAACCATACAGCCCTGCAATTATCAAAGCGCGGGTAAAAATCCATCTTACGATTAAAAAGAAAAATGACTTACTCGGTCGTTTAGCCAATATTGATGGGTTGACTGAAATCCCAAATCGTCGAGCGCTTGAAGAAAACCTAAGTGTGCTTTGGCAGCAAGCTGTGCAATCGCAGCAAGCATTGGCATTTCTATTAATCAGTATCGATTACTTTAAATCGTACAATGACAAACATGGCTACGCTCAAGGTGATGGGTGTTTAGTCAAAGTCGCGAATCAATTAGAACATACGGTAAATGAGTTTGGAGGCTTTGTTGCCCGATTTGATGGTGTGCGCTTTGCCGTTGTGTTAACTAAACAGAGTGAACCTCAACTAATGCAATGTACTTCGGCTCTTCATTTGGCTGTAGAACAGCTTGAAATCCCGCATCAAGCATCGCCAATCAGTGCATTTATTAGTCTGAGTATCGGTGGCGTGCTTTTGAAAGATCATTTTGGTGACAAGCCAAGTGATGTTTATGAACTTGCAGATTCGGCTTTGTTGAAGGCAGGGCAAGTGCAAAGCAAATTTGAGTTGGTCGTACGGTAA
- a CDS encoding DUF3192 domain-containing protein, translating to MKKVLLSALVALPLLSGCVVAVSDGEVEHSWSNQKSDWQDTQRSNRDKIAKLALGTEYNSVISQFSTPDFSESLEKNEVVYQILYFATQSKHSDGKVTKDECTPLLFKNGKLAGFGETALKQLL from the coding sequence ATGAAAAAAGTACTTTTGAGCGCCTTGGTCGCATTACCATTATTGTCTGGTTGTGTTGTCGCGGTATCTGATGGCGAAGTAGAACACAGTTGGAGCAATCAAAAATCAGATTGGCAAGATACACAACGAAGCAATCGCGATAAAATCGCAAAGTTAGCGCTCGGAACAGAATACAACTCAGTCATTTCACAGTTCAGTACACCCGATTTTTCTGAGTCGCTTGAGAAAAATGAGGTTGTCTATCAAATTCTGTACTTTGCAACGCAAAGTAAACATTCAGATGGAAAAGTAACCAAAGACGAGTGTACTCCATTACTGTTCAAAAATGGAAAGTTAGCCGGTTTTGGTGAAACCGCGCTTAAACAATTGTTATAG
- a CDS encoding D-2-hydroxyacid dehydrogenase — MKIAILDTQTLGNTSLEVLTQLGELMCYPMTLPEQTSERIRDVDVVITNKVILDKEILEAANNLKLVCIAATGTNNVDLAAAKSLGIAVCNVAGYSTPSVVQHTFTLLGNLMTNMHRYIADCQLGRWQQSDMFCRLDYPISELQDKTFVVVGYGSLGQAVASVAQAFGANVIIAEQKSATSVREGRVAFNDALVMADVVSIHCPLNSQTQNLISTPEFNLMKHSAFIVNTARGGIVDEAALVSALEAGQIAGAALDVLSKEPAQQDNPLCHYQGSNLLLTPHTAWASQESITRLVNEIAKNIMAYNYNEPRNRVV, encoded by the coding sequence ATGAAAATTGCAATTTTGGATACTCAAACGCTCGGGAATACTTCGCTTGAGGTGTTAACTCAACTTGGAGAACTCATGTGTTATCCAATGACGTTACCAGAGCAAACCTCTGAACGTATAAGGGATGTAGATGTAGTAATAACAAACAAAGTTATACTAGATAAAGAAATCCTTGAGGCTGCGAACAACCTTAAACTGGTTTGTATTGCCGCAACAGGAACCAACAATGTCGACTTAGCCGCGGCAAAATCGCTTGGCATCGCTGTGTGTAACGTCGCAGGCTATTCAACACCATCCGTCGTTCAACACACATTTACATTACTTGGCAATTTAATGACAAACATGCATCGCTACATCGCTGATTGCCAGCTTGGCCGTTGGCAACAAAGTGATATGTTTTGTCGATTGGACTATCCGATTTCGGAACTACAAGATAAAACTTTCGTGGTTGTCGGGTATGGTAGCTTAGGGCAAGCGGTTGCAAGTGTTGCTCAAGCATTTGGTGCAAACGTAATTATTGCAGAGCAAAAATCAGCAACGTCAGTTCGCGAAGGTCGAGTCGCGTTTAACGACGCGCTTGTTATGGCTGATGTAGTTTCGATTCATTGCCCACTCAATAGTCAAACTCAGAATTTAATATCAACGCCCGAATTCAACTTGATGAAACACTCTGCATTTATTGTAAACACTGCCCGCGGAGGAATTGTTGATGAAGCCGCATTGGTGTCAGCATTAGAAGCGGGACAAATCGCAGGCGCCGCACTGGACGTCTTGAGTAAGGAGCCTGCTCAGCAGGACAACCCTCTTTGCCACTATCAAGGTTCTAATTTATTGCTGACTCCTCACACCGCTTGGGCAAGCCAAGAGTCGATAACTCGGTTAGTGAATGAAATAGCTAAAAACATCATGGCGTATAATTATAATGAACCACGTAATAGAGTGGTTTAA
- the zntR gene encoding Zn(2+)-responsive transcriptional regulator, protein MKIGELAKRLNISTDTLRYYENNGLISASARTDSGYRDYAEVQEQQLRFVLRAKAVGFSLSEIKELLKIRIDKQQYQCDEVKTITLAKLTLVQERIRELQCFERSLTVLAERCCGGAEPAEHCSILTTLEELDGHHS, encoded by the coding sequence ATGAAAATAGGCGAACTGGCAAAACGTTTGAATATTTCAACGGACACGTTACGTTATTATGAAAACAATGGGTTGATTTCAGCAAGCGCTAGAACTGATTCAGGATACCGTGATTACGCTGAAGTTCAAGAACAACAATTACGTTTTGTGCTGCGGGCAAAAGCAGTTGGATTTAGCTTGTCTGAAATAAAAGAATTACTAAAAATTCGAATTGATAAACAGCAATATCAATGTGATGAAGTGAAAACGATTACATTAGCTAAGTTAACGCTGGTTCAAGAGCGTATCCGCGAGCTGCAATGTTTTGAACGTAGCTTAACGGTGCTTGCCGAACGGTGCTGTGGAGGTGCTGAACCTGCCGAGCATTGCTCAATTTTAACGACGTTGGAGGAGTTAGATGGACATCATTCTTAA
- a CDS encoding SO_0444 family Cu/Zn efflux transporter, which produces MDIILNFWHLFVLSAPWLLLGLFIAGVIHVFIPKDFLAKHLGKEGFWTTVKAAFIGAPMPLCSCGVIPAAIGLRRAGGSKSATTAFLVSTPETGVDSISVSYALLGPFMAVIRPIAAITSAIVAGILVGKESQLTPTADKASMSDTADASNKDTSCCSTKKNTCATSNVDKVSESESGTSSAKTPAHTACCEMKPEAMSEESKVCCSSEALQPHVMAKSKSSCCSASKVIEDVSQSSCCASGKEKVSPAKSSEGSCCGTNDQAEPNASLSAKLKQAIQYSSGKLLSDTMTWLLVGLFFAALIQTFIPPEFLGQWGNGILAMVVVILISIPMYICATASTPIAAGLLLAGVSPGAVLVFMLAGPATNVATIGVVANELGKRAVFAYLIGVIGVAIGFGFLTDYLIAEFGFSVVPVNAMEHEVLPMWLSVGSAMLLAGLMVRLMVRWQKKTA; this is translated from the coding sequence ATGGACATCATTCTTAATTTTTGGCATTTATTTGTCCTTTCGGCACCTTGGTTGTTGCTCGGTCTGTTTATAGCCGGTGTTATTCACGTTTTTATTCCAAAAGATTTTTTGGCAAAGCATCTAGGTAAAGAGGGTTTTTGGACAACCGTGAAAGCAGCTTTCATTGGTGCGCCCATGCCGCTTTGTTCATGCGGTGTCATCCCTGCGGCGATTGGACTTCGTCGCGCTGGTGGATCAAAAAGTGCGACGACGGCATTTTTAGTTTCGACACCTGAAACGGGTGTTGACTCAATTTCTGTTTCATATGCACTATTGGGACCATTTATGGCTGTAATTCGTCCAATAGCGGCAATTACAAGTGCAATTGTGGCAGGGATCTTGGTTGGAAAAGAGTCGCAATTAACGCCTACTGCAGATAAAGCGTCGATGAGTGACACTGCCGATGCTAGTAATAAAGATACATCATGCTGTAGCACTAAAAAAAATACTTGTGCTACATCAAATGTTGATAAAGTAAGCGAGAGCGAAAGTGGTACTTCGTCTGCTAAAACCCCTGCACATACCGCTTGTTGTGAGATGAAGCCAGAAGCTATGAGTGAAGAGTCAAAGGTGTGTTGTTCGTCTGAAGCGTTACAACCACACGTTATGGCGAAGTCTAAATCGAGTTGTTGCAGTGCCAGCAAGGTAATAGAGGACGTGTCCCAAAGTAGTTGTTGCGCAAGTGGTAAAGAAAAAGTGAGTCCAGCAAAGAGCAGCGAAGGTAGCTGCTGTGGAACGAACGACCAAGCTGAACCTAACGCTTCGCTTAGTGCTAAGCTAAAGCAAGCCATACAATATAGCTCAGGTAAGCTCTTAAGCGACACGATGACTTGGTTGCTAGTAGGTCTATTTTTCGCGGCCTTAATTCAGACTTTCATTCCACCGGAGTTTCTCGGACAGTGGGGCAATGGCATCTTAGCCATGGTCGTGGTGATTTTAATCAGCATCCCGATGTACATCTGTGCAACAGCTTCTACACCGATAGCTGCAGGGTTGTTGTTAGCAGGGGTATCACCAGGTGCTGTCCTAGTATTTATGCTTGCCGGACCGGCTACCAATGTGGCAACTATCGGAGTTGTTGCCAATGAACTCGGTAAACGAGCGGTGTTTGCGTATTTAATTGGCGTAATTGGTGTTGCCATTGGTTTTGGTTTTCTAACCGATTACCTCATTGCAGAGTTTGGATTCTCAGTCGTCCCTGTGAATGCAATGGAACATGAGGTGCTGCCGATGTGGTTAAGTGTCGGTTCTGCAATGCTATTGGCTGGTTTGATGGTCAGATTAATGGTACGGTGGCAAAAAAAGACGGCTTAG
- a CDS encoding helix-turn-helix domain-containing protein, with protein MMGKTVSSEENGKLTKWLKTKRQEKGHTMRSLAQVLGTPHSFIGKIENQERRLDVIEFLRYCEALEVDPYEGLNLLKDEA; from the coding sequence ATGATGGGTAAAACGGTTTCTTCAGAAGAAAACGGTAAATTGACCAAGTGGTTGAAGACTAAACGTCAAGAGAAAGGCCATACAATGCGTAGCCTAGCTCAAGTACTTGGTACACCACACTCATTCATTGGTAAAATCGAAAACCAAGAACGTCGTTTAGACGTCATTGAGTTTCTACGTTACTGTGAAGCACTAGAAGTAGACCCATATGAAGGTCTAAACCTATTAAAAGACGAAGCTTAA